GGTCCGCACAGGTGGGCGGGTTAGCATCTTTTCTGCGGGAAGGGGAAGGTGTTTGTGAGCCAGCTTTCGAGTGAATGTGCGACAACCGGTGAGGTTGCGCCGTGACCGTTCTCGAAGACATCGTCGCCGGCGTCCGGGAAGATCTCGCCGAACGGGAGAAGGCGCTCCCGTTCGACGAGCTGAAGCGGCTCGCCGCGCAGGCGCCGCCGCCGCGGGACGCCATGTCCGCGCTGCGTGACTCGTCGATCGGCGTCATCGCCGAGGTCAAGCGCCGCAGCCCGTCCAAGGGTGCGCTGGCCGACATCCCCGACCCCGCCGCGCTCGCCAAGGACTACGAGGCGGCAGGCGCGCGCGTCATCAGCGTCCTCACCGAGGAGCGCCGGTTCGGCGGCTCGCTGGCCGACCTGGACGCCGTCCGCGCCGCGGTCGACATCCCGATCCTCCGCAAGGACTTCATCGTCACCCCCTACCAGGTCCACGAGGCCCGCGCACACGGCGCCGACCTGGTCCTGCTGATCGTCGCGGCGCTGGAGCAGAACGCCCTCATGGCGCTGCTCGACCGCGTCGAGTCGCTGGGCATGACGGCGCTGGTCGAGGTGCACAACGCCGAGGAGGCCGACCGGGCGCTGGAGGCCGGCGCCAAGGTCATCGGCATCAACGCCCGCAACCTGCACACCCTCGAGGTCGACCGGGACGTCTTCGGCCGTCTCGCGCCGGGCCTGCCGTTCGACACGGTGAAGGTCGCCGAGTCCGGTGTCCGCGGCCCCGGCGACCTGATGGCCTACGCCGGGCACGGCGCCGACGCGGTCCTGGTCGGCGAGGGCCTGGTGGCCTCGGGCGACCCGAAGGGCGCACTGATGAAGCTGGTCACCGCCGGATCGCACCCCGCATGCCCGAGGCCGAGCCGATGAGCGAGCACGAGCAGCACGACGCGCACGACCCCGACGAGCGCGGCTACTGGGGCCCCTACGGTGGCCGGTTCATGCCGGAGGCGCTGATCGGCGTCGTCGACGAGGTGTCCGCCGAGTACGACAAGGCCCGGCTCGACCCGGAGTTCCAGGCCCAGTTCAAGCGCCTGCTGCGCGACTACGCCGGACGGCCGTCGCTGCTCACCGAGGCCGAGCGGTTCGCCGAGCACGCGGGCGGCGCGCGGATCTTCCTCAAGCGCGAGGACCTCAACCACACCGGCTCCCACAAGATCAACAACGTGCTGGGCCAGGCGCTGCTCACCAAGCGGATGGGCAAGAAGCGGGTCATCGCCGAGACCGGCGCGGGCCAGCACGGCGTCGCCACCGCCACCGCGTGCGCCCTGATGGGCCTCGAGTGCGTGGTCTACATGGGCGAGGTCGACACCGAGCGGCAGGCGCTGAACGTGGCGCGGATGCGGCTGCTCGGCGCCGAGGTGATCCCGGTCAAGACCGGTTCGCGCACCCTCAAGGACGCGATCAACGAGGCGCTGCGGGACTGGGTCGCCAACGCCGACACCACGCACTACCTGTTCGGCACCGCCGCCGGGCCGTACCCGTTCCCGATGATGGTGCGCAACTTCCACAAGGTCATCGGCGAGGAGGCCCGCGCGCAGATCCTCGAGCAGACCGGGCGGCTGCCGGACGCGGTCGCGGCCTGCGTCGGCGGCGGGTCCAACGCGATCGGCATCTTCCACGGCTTCATCGACGACCCGGACGTGCGGCTCGTCGGCCTGGAGCCGGGCGGCGAGGGCATCGACGGCAACCGCCACGGCGCCACCCTGACCAAGGGCACGCCGGGCAACCTGCACGGCGCGATGTCGTACCTCCTGCAGGACGAGGACGGCCAGACGGTCGAGTCGCACTCCATCTCGGCCGGCCTGGACTACCCGGGCGTCGGCCCCGAGCACGCGTGGCTCAAGGACAGCGGCCGTGCCGAGTACCGGCCGGTCACCGACGCCGAGGCGATGGACGCGTTCGCGCTGCTGTCCCGCACCGAGGGCATCATCCCGGCGATCGAGTCGGCCCACGCGCTGGCCGGAGCCATCCAGCTCGGCAAGGAGCTGGGCCGGGACGGGCTCATCGTGGTGAACCTGTCGGGCCGCGGCGACAAGGACATGGACACCGCCGCGAAGTACTTCGGATTGGTGGAGAAGTGACCGGGCTGCAGGATCTGTTCGCTCAGACGAAGAGCGAGGGCCGCGCCGCGCTGGTCGGCTACCTGCCCGCCGGGTACCCGACGGTGCCGGGCTCGAAGGACCTGCTCGCGGCCCTGATCGACGGCGGCGCGGACCTCGTCGAGGTCGGCGTGCCGTACTCCGACCCGGTGATGGACGGCCCGACGATCCAGCTCGCCGCGGACGCCGCCCTGAAGAACGGCTTCCGGCTGCGGAACCTGTTCGAGGTCGTCGAGTCGGTGTCGGCCCGCGGTGGTCGCGCGGTCGTGATGACCTACTGGAACCCGGTGCGCCAGTACGGGGTGGAGAAGTTCGCGCGCGACCTCGCCGCCGCCGGTGGCCTCGGCCTCATCACGCCGGACCTGATCCCGGACGAGGCAGGCGACTGGATGGCCGCGTCCGAGCAGCACGGCCTGGACCGCATCTTCCTGGTCGCGCCGTCCTCGTCGGAGGAGCGGATCGACCTGACCGTCAAGGCGTCCTCCGGGTTCGTGTACGCGGCCGCGGT
The window above is part of the Amycolatopsis thermoflava N1165 genome. Proteins encoded here:
- the trpC gene encoding indole-3-glycerol phosphate synthase TrpC translates to MTVLEDIVAGVREDLAEREKALPFDELKRLAAQAPPPRDAMSALRDSSIGVIAEVKRRSPSKGALADIPDPAALAKDYEAAGARVISVLTEERRFGGSLADLDAVRAAVDIPILRKDFIVTPYQVHEARAHGADLVLLIVAALEQNALMALLDRVESLGMTALVEVHNAEEADRALEAGAKVIGINARNLHTLEVDRDVFGRLAPGLPFDTVKVAESGVRGPGDLMAYAGHGADAVLVGEGLVASGDPKGALMKLVTAGSHPACPRPSR
- the trpA gene encoding tryptophan synthase subunit alpha; its protein translation is MTGLQDLFAQTKSEGRAALVGYLPAGYPTVPGSKDLLAALIDGGADLVEVGVPYSDPVMDGPTIQLAADAALKNGFRLRNLFEVVESVSARGGRAVVMTYWNPVRQYGVEKFARDLAAAGGLGLITPDLIPDEAGDWMAASEQHGLDRIFLVAPSSSEERIDLTVKASSGFVYAAAVMGVTGARDQVSSGAAELVARTRAHTDLPIGVGLGVRSREQAAEIAGFADAVIVGSALVSAAAGGTEPVHALAGELAEGVRQAVANA
- the trpB gene encoding tryptophan synthase subunit beta is translated as MPEAEPMSEHEQHDAHDPDERGYWGPYGGRFMPEALIGVVDEVSAEYDKARLDPEFQAQFKRLLRDYAGRPSLLTEAERFAEHAGGARIFLKREDLNHTGSHKINNVLGQALLTKRMGKKRVIAETGAGQHGVATATACALMGLECVVYMGEVDTERQALNVARMRLLGAEVIPVKTGSRTLKDAINEALRDWVANADTTHYLFGTAAGPYPFPMMVRNFHKVIGEEARAQILEQTGRLPDAVAACVGGGSNAIGIFHGFIDDPDVRLVGLEPGGEGIDGNRHGATLTKGTPGNLHGAMSYLLQDEDGQTVESHSISAGLDYPGVGPEHAWLKDSGRAEYRPVTDAEAMDAFALLSRTEGIIPAIESAHALAGAIQLGKELGRDGLIVVNLSGRGDKDMDTAAKYFGLVEK